AATAATTGCCATCCAGATAACATACGCCTGTATCATGGGATAATCCCTCATATTGATAGCATCTACCGCCAATTTACCTACTCCGTCCCACAGGAAAATGGACTCCACAATAGCTGTACCGCCCAGCAAGCTTCCGATAGAAAGAGTCAGTAAAGTAAGAATTGTCACTAAGCAGGCTCTTAAAACACTTTTCCATAAGGTAACCGAGAAGCGCACGCCCCTTGCTTTTGCGCCAATTACATAATCCTTGCTCAGTTCATCTAAAACCGCAGCCCTCACCTGTCGAAGGTACTTCGCAGACATGGCAATGGCAAGTGTAAAGCTGGGCAGCGCAACACTTTTTATGCTTACTTCCGTAGCGATAACCGGAAAAACTTTCATACGGATTGCAAAAAAATACATAAGCAGCAACGCCACAAAAAAGTTCGGCATACTGTTGCCTATGAAACTGCAAACACGAATAAGGTAATCTGTAAAACGATTTTGCTTTACAGCAGCCAATACTCCCAAAGGAACAGAAATAATTATAGTAAGCAAAATGGAAACCACTGTAAGCAGTAAGGTTGCCGGAAGCTTAGAAATAAAGGTTGGGAAAACTTCTTTCCCTGATATATAGCTGGTTCCCATATCTCCCTTCAGTAAATTTCCAAGCCATACAAAATAC
The DNA window shown above is from Blautia hansenii DSM 20583 and carries:
- the nikB gene encoding nickel ABC transporter permease translates to MKKYVVKRLLQLIPILLVITFLSFGMMRLAGSDAVMQKMENTGMVVSEEVMDKARAELGLDKPFLTQYFVWLGNLLKGDMGTSYISGKEVFPTFISKLPATLLLTVVSILLTIIISVPLGVLAAVKQNRFTDYLIRVCSFIGNSMPNFFVALLLMYFFAIRMKVFPVIATEVSIKSVALPSFTLAIAMSAKYLRQVRAAVLDELSKDYVIGAKARGVRFSVTLWKSVLRACLVTILTLLTLSIGSLLGGTAIVESIFLWDGVGKLAVDAINMRDYPMIQAYVIWMAIIYVCVNLITDLSYRILDPRIRLGGEKA